aatgGCTTCCCAAGGGTAGCACAACCATTTGTCAGGCACAGTAACGGCTGCAAGGTATCTACCGTGGTCAAACAAATCTTGTGGTAGTTCGACCTTCTTAGGCTTGTCCTTGTTGTGAAGAACgaaaatagaaaatgtAGTGTCCTCATTTAGTCTGTTCAACTTCACTTGTTGTTCACGTACTTCTTTTTGCAATTCAGTCAAAGCATAATGCAAAGTTGTTCTGGTGTCATCCACCTCATCTACAATAAGGATTCTCTTACCAattaaagaatcaaaatgTTTGTCCAAAGCACCAAAATCTAACCACTGGGTTCTGATAACTTCTTTACCAATAGTTTCGATTTGGTTATCAAGGCCTAAGTCCTCATACAATGACAAACCAATGGCTTGGATTGGAATGTTTTTTTGACCCTTCGACTTCAAGAAGGATCTGATGATTCTGGCTGGAATCATACCACCACCAGTAATAGCAATGATGACATCTGGTCTTTCACCTCTTTCCATGATGGTCTTGGCCACTTGCTGACATAGCTTGTGGATGTTATTGTACGAGATGTACATCTTGTTAGAAGCAGCAGAATCTTCCTGGGACATATTGAGCTTTGATATTCTATAGGTGATGGGAGAACCGAGTACCGAGGATTGAACCTTTGAAATGACACAATACAGTTCCCAGATCCCATCGAGACTAATATAACTCAAAAGACTTTTTAGTTAAAGAGTAATGTAGTAATCTAATGGAAaccatgcgatgagcttgatgacttttcaatgctttcaaaaaaaaaagaaattttcATCATGACCGCAACAGTTATTCTAGCGGTTGAAAGAGACTCATCAGAGTAGCCGTCACTGCAGTAGTAATTGGCTTTTAGGGAACCTCACTTATATGCTAAGAAGTTTCAGGTTAAATGTGCTGTTACATAAATATGTAGTAGTATTACGGGGATGAGGAAATTGGTATTAGTTTTGTAATTCTTGAGATTGGTCGTCCAACTCGTCAGCTTCACCGTTTTCGAACAAAAACCCGGCTTCAGCATCATCGTCTTGTTCTCCATTTTGAACGTCGCTAGAGGTTTCTTGATTTA
This genomic interval from Kluyveromyces marxianus DMKU3-1042 DNA, complete genome, chromosome 4 contains the following:
- the XPT1 gene encoding xanthine phosphoribosyltransferase; the encoded protein is MSQEDSAASNKMYISYNNIHKLCQQVAKTIMERGERPDVIIAITGGGMIPARIIRSFLKSKGQKNIPIQAIGLSLYEDLGLDNQIETIGKEVIRTQWLDFGALDKHFDSLIGKRILIVDEVDDTRTTLHYALTELQKEVREQQVKLNRLNEDTTFSIFVLHNKDKPKKVELPQDLFDHGRYLAAVTVPDKWLCYPWEAIDIEEHTQLAIEQGNN